In Phragmites australis chromosome 18, lpPhrAust1.1, whole genome shotgun sequence, the genomic window CGGCGGCCTCGTCGTGCTTCTGGATGCGCCAACCCAGCCGCTCCGCGAAGGCCAGCATCATGTCTTTCTGCTCCTGAGTGAACTTGGTGCGGAAACGCTTCTTGCCGGacccggagccggagccggacgGGCCACCGGAGCCGAGGGACATGCCCACCATGGGCGCCACCACCATGGGGCCGATCATCCCGGACATGTCGTCGCCCTCGTCGCGGCCAGAGTGGGAGGTGGAAGGGAGCGCGAGCGGCCGCTGCAGGTGCCcggccgctgccgccatctGCTGGTGCTGGTAGAGGAGGTACCCGGCCGGGGTGCGGTAGTAGGGGGAGAATTGGTGGTGCGGCGCGGCGCCGTAGGCGGTGATGGCGGCCGGGGATAGGGCGGCAGGCTCAGCGGAAGCGGCGCCCGTGGGAGAGTCGGACTCCTTGCGGTGGAAGTTGCGGTGGCAGCCGCAGGCGGCGCAGCGGAGCGCGTCGATGGAGCCCTCCTCGCCCGCAGCCATGAACTCGCCGCAGCCGTCCACCGCGTGCCCGCCGATGCCGACAGCGTGGTTCTTGAGGCACTCCCGATACCTCGTGCCCCCACcagctccccctcctcctccgccgccgcctggcgtCCTGAAGCCCCCGCTTCCGGAGTCTCCCAGTCCCAGCCGCGGCGGCAGCTGCGGCTCGTAGCTCGAGCTCACTGGAATCGGCGGCATCTCCtcatcgccgtcgccgtcaTCGTGCTCGTCGAAGTCCATGGTTGTCGGCGGCTCAGCGCACGCTGAAGCttccttctttcctttttccttcgaATCTCTCGTATGTTCTTGGCCGAGCTTAAGATGGGCTTACACACTAGAGTGAGTGTTAATAGTGGAGGCTACGGGGATAAGAGAGGAGGAAAATATAGGAGGGTGTGAACTGTGTACACTCCCTGCTGCTAATTTTGACGCACCGCTGCGGCAGGGGCAGCGGCAGCAGGCTGCAGGCAGGCAAGATGCTGTTGTGCGCTTGGGTTGATGATGTAACACAAACACGCTCCCTCTCTCTTGTTTCTCTCTCTGCCTATCTAGCCCTTCGTCTTCACTATAGTCACTACCCACTAGAGTCACTACTACAGTACTACTCTGAGGCGCACCTGTCGCTCTGTGGCGTGACGGTGTTGCTTTGGCTTCTGTACATCTTTGTTCTCTCTCCTCCCGGCAGTGCGTGTGCTGCTCTTTCCACGGGGATTTGCCTCCAACTCGGTTTAAAATGGGATTtaaacttcttgatttgattgtGACAGGAGCGATTCATGTCTCAAAGCTAGCTCAAGCTCTTTTCTTCCTCGGTCGCCATTGCACCTCTTCTTGCAGTGCTACAGGTCATATGGTCTACTACAGTTCGCCGGCCGAGACTAGTCTGTATTTACAAGGAATACCTCACACATTAAAACCGAACAGAGTTGAGCCTTACTCAAGCGCGTAACTTCGTCTTCGTGATCTTCCGCAGATACTGTGTATAAATGCTCTGTTGATGTCAGCGAACGACTGTTTTCACTTGGATACGTAGTATATCGTCGCGAGTTGTCCATGTTTCGATGCAATAACAGTTCTACGCTGGCATACGTAACAGAACTATCTCACCAACAATGTACTGTTATTGCAACAACGCCGGGgccttgagaaaaaaaaaaggaagatgcGCGTTCAATCGTGTCCTGTTAGACGatctcccaaaaaaaaaaaaaaggtcctGTTCGGCGACTCTCCGGCTAGATGTAACACAACTCATGCTCATAAAAGGCGTGCTTGGTTTGCCGGACTAACCCGTTCGGGTCGTGGTCGCGCAGGACGACGTTGTCTGCAGATTTCCCACCGGATGGCTTTTCTCTTTTGAAATGGAAAGGAATTCCACTATACTGACGGTGACGCTAAATCGTTGGCAACCAAAACATCTGTGTATTGTTGAGAGCCCTTTGTACCACGTTATGATGATCAACTTACCTGAAATGATGCATCAAAGCTTTAGTGTATCCAACTTCACCTAGAAGCTCGGACGCGGCATGGTGCGAAGAGCACATCATGACGATTGCATTAGGGTACAGGAGCTCACGCACGGTTAGTGTAGTGGCACTGCGCTTAGAGAGTGTGCTTATATTaggaaacaattttttttatgccACGTCAGATGATAGGTGCTTATAGATACGGAAATGTGCTTAAGTTTGATTCAGGTGTCCATAGCGTGCTAACAAGATAGTTCAACATTTTTAAGCACTACATTGTATTGGAGAAAAGCATTTATACATCCGCTTAATGGCTTGTATTCTCCCTCATTTTGCACTCGTTCCTAACTCCGAAGGGGTGATCAAATCAAATGAGAGAAAAGGGTGTCAACATACCAGGAATAGCTATTCCCGAGCCGACCACAGACGGAAGAACTAAAGCTGAAGATAGGAACCTTGAACCCAATGAGTCTGACGAAGGAGTTGGATCTAAACCTGATGAAGAGAAGACTGAACCAGACAAAGTCCAGGCTCGACGTGAATGACATCTAAATGTGCACATGTCTGGACCTGAATAGGGGAGATAGCTGTAAGTGGGCCCAAGGCTAGCTTTATTCGTGCAGAAATATAAGCGCTGACGATGGTTGAGGAAGCCAATTTAGAACAGAACAACTACTGCTGCATTCGAACCTCTAATCTCGTTGTCATTCCTTGTCTAGAACTCTTGTTCCCCATCTGAAACTCTCTGATTCCTCTCTGATTCCCTCACCACCTCCTCTGCTACTAACAATTGGTACTCAGAGCATGATCCTGGAGAGCCACCATGACCACTACACCCGCTTCCAGCGCAAGTTGGGGGCGATGGAGATTAACACCAAAGCGATCATCGTAGAGATGAATAAGCGTTTCATCAAGTTCGATCTCAAGTGGGGAGAAGAGATTCCTGGAGCAAGATCAGAAGAAGGACGAACATGTGGAGGCGTTGGAAGCGGCTGCAGCGATGATCATGGCGTGGAGACCACAGATCGAGTCCATCGTCGACGACGTCAAGATAGAAGTCAACAAGCTCAACAAGCACTGGGAAAGAATGGTGCTACTATAGTCAAC contains:
- the LOC133899315 gene encoding zinc-finger homeodomain protein 2-like, which encodes MDFDEHDDGDGDEEMPPIPVSSSYEPQLPPRLGLGDSGSGGFRTPGGGGGGGGAGGGTRYRECLKNHAVGIGGHAVDGCGEFMAAGEEGSIDALRCAACGCHRNFHRKESDSPTGAASAEPAALSPAAITAYGAAPHHQFSPYYRTPAGYLLYQHQQMAAAAGHLQRPLALPSTSHSGRDEGDDMSGMIGPMVVAPMVGMSLGSGGPSGSGSGSGKKRFRTKFTQEQKDMMLAFAERLGWRIQKHDEAAVQQFCEEVRVKRHVLKVWMHNNKHTLGKKP